A window of Argopecten irradians isolate NY chromosome 1, Ai_NY, whole genome shotgun sequence contains these coding sequences:
- the LOC138307127 gene encoding complement C1q-like protein 2, whose protein sequence is MHQTHNKNPKDLKRSGKLRLKSTSSRSNKRVAPVADWVAFHANGHTISFSDLKTNIGNNEYHPTTGIFTCQKAGVCVFSWSIRSHDSNHRLETALVRNGAAVGHSTAGGGDNNPWRFGSATVTLILNPGDEARLVTGKRSCPLCND, encoded by the exons ATGCatcaaacacacaacaaaaatCCAAAGGACCTGAAGCGATCAGGAAAGTTACGGCTTAAAAGCACATCGTCTAGGTCAAACAAAAGAGTTG CCCCCGTCGCTGACTGGGTTGCTTTCCATGCTAACGGGCATACAATCTCGTTCTCGGATCTAAAAACAAACATCGGCAACAACGAATACCATCCGACGACTGGGATATTTACTTGTCAGAAGGCCGGAGTGTGTGTCTTCTCGTGGAGTATCCGAAGCCATGACTCCAATCATAGACTAGAAACTGCACTTGTCCGTAATGGTGCCGCCGTTGGACACAGCACTGCCGGTGGAGGAGACAATAATCCGTGGAGGTTCGGATCGGCTACAGTTACCCTAATCCTTAACCCTGGGGATGAAGCTAGATTGGTTACGGGTAAGCGATCATGTCCCTTGTGCAACGATTGA
- the LOC138309658 gene encoding uncharacterized protein, protein MFGLIHFFVYVGTFSLVNTEVSIPLPQDIRDAVEKYLGERQMDKIDNTLAKEIKSLKVRLKELERIHADDIQLLTNRLEESEYMRAKEAEAFRNRLEEIENSREKDEAILINRMREVENNCASTKESMAMKRNKGFEIHDFAESKNMRTAQERSTQLSNTLNDNVQLRDRNPLIWNKSEVHHTHNKHPKDLKRSGKLRLNQAKRTSSRSNQRVASVGDWVAFHAFLGKPLTDPSYGHTISFSDIKTNIGNNEYHPTTGIFTCQKAGVYVFSWSTRIHHANHVLETALVRNGAAVGHSTAGGGDNNAWGFGSATVTLILNPGDEVWLRVSDHVSDATIDSLSMFTAFLVYAA, encoded by the exons ATGTTTGGCTTAATACATTTCTTTGTCTATGTGGGGACTTTCAGTCTTGTGAATACCGAAGTAAGCATTCCACTGCCGCAGGACATCCGTGATGCTGTTGAGAAATATTTGGGTGAAAGACAAAtggataaaattgataatacgcttgcaaaagaaatcaagaGTTTGAAAGTTCGTCTAAAAGAGCTGGAAAGAATACATGCCGATGATATACAATTATTGACCAATCGTCTTGAAGAGTCAGAATACATGCGCGCAAAGGAGGCAGAGGCATTTCGAAATCGCCTTGAAGAAATTGAGAATTCACGTGAAAAAGATGAAGCGATTCTGATTAATCGGATGAGAGAAGTGGAAAACAACTGTGCCAGTACCAAAGAAAGCATGGCCATGAAAAGGAATAAAGGCTTTGAAATTCACGATTTTGCAGAGTCGAAAAACATGCGCACCGCTCAAGAACGGAGTACGCAATTGTCAAATACGTTAAATGATAATGTACAACTAAGGGATAGGAATCCCCTGATATGGAACAAGTCAGAAGTGcatcacacacacaacaaacatcCAAAGGACTTGAAGCGATCAGGAAAGTTACGGCTTAACCAGGCTAAAAGAACATCGTCTAGGTCAAACCAAAGAGTTG CATCAGTTGGTGACTGGGTTGCTTTCCATGCCTTCCTAGGAAAGCCTTTGACTGACCCAAGTTACGGACATACGATCTCGTTCTCAGATATCAAAACAAACATCGGCAACAACGAATACCATCCGACTACTGGGATATTTACTTGTCAGAAGGCCGGAGTGTATGTCTTCTCGTGGAGTACCCGAATCCATCACGCCAACCATGTACTAGAAACTGCACTTGTCCGTAATGGTGCCGCCGTTGGACACAGCACTGCCGGTGGAGGAGACAATAATGCTTGGGGGTTCGGATCGGCTACAGTTACCCTAATCCTTAACCCTGGGGATGAAGTTTGGTTACGGGTAAGCGATCATGTCTCTGATGCAACAATTGACAGTCTGAGCATGTTCACAGCGTTTCTTGTTTACGCCGCCTAA
- the LOC138309648 gene encoding uncharacterized protein, with protein MFGLVLLFVYVGIFSLVNAEVSTPLPQDIRDAFEKYLSERQRDNIENLLTEEVKSMQIRLKELERMHDDDIQLLTNRLEESEYMRAMEAEAYQNRLEAIENSHEKDVAILNNRLREVENSCANTKENEVLKTNEEAFKIHESKTMLTAKEQNKQTLNTLNDNVQLRDRNPLIRNKSEVHHTHNKHPKDLKRSANLRFNQAKRTSFKTNQRVAPVTDWVAFHAMLETPLPNPSVGHTIPFSDVKTNIGNNEYHPTTGIFTCQKAGIYVFSWSIRIHEADHGVDTELMRNGVIVGFSTAGGGDASLWGFSSATVTLYLNHGDEVWVRVSGVVVGVTIDKMSMLSVFLVHAD; from the exons ATGTTTGGTTTAGTACTTCTCTTTGTCTATGTGGGGATTTTCAGCCTTGTGAATGCCGAAGTTAGTACTCCACTACCGCAGGATATCCGTGAtgcttttgaaaaatatttgtcTGAAAGACAAAGGGATAACATCGAAAATTTGCTTACCGAAGAAGTGAAGAGTATGCAAATTCGTCTAAAAGAGCTGGAACGAATGCATGACGATGATATACAATTATTGACCAATCGTCTTGAAGAATCAGAATACATGCGCGCAATGGAGGCAGAGGCCTACCAAAATCGACTTGAAGCAATTGAGAATTCACATGAAAAAGATGTAGCGATTCTTAACAATCGGTTGAGAGAAGTGGAAAACAGCTGTGCCAATACCAAAGAAAACGAGGTCTTAAAAACTAATGAAGAAGCCTTTAAAATTCACGAGTCAAAAACCATGCTCACCGCTAAAGAACAGAATAAGCAAACGCTAAATACGTTAAATGATAATGTACAACTGAGGGATAGGAATCCCCTGATAAGGAACAAGTCAGAAGTGcatcacacacacaacaaacatcCAAAGGACTTGAAGCGATCCGCAAATCTACGGTTTAACCAGGCTAAAAGAACATCGTTTAAAACAAACCAAAGAGTTG ccCCTGTCACTGACTGGGTTGCCTTCCATGCCATGTTAGAAACACCATTACCAAATCCAAGTGTCGGGCATACGATTCCTTTCTCAGATGTAAAAACCAACATCGGCAACAACGAATATCACCCGACGACGGGAATATTTACTTGTCAGAAGGCCGGAATATACGTCTTCTCGTGGAGTATCCGTATCCATGAAGCTGACCATGGAGTAGATACTGAACTTATGCGCAATGGTGTTATCGTTGGATTCAGCACTGCCGGTGGAGGAGACGCAAGTTTGTGGGGGTTCAGCTCAGCTACAGTAACCCTTTACCTGAATCATGGCGATGAAGTGTGGGTGCGGGTATCGGGTGTTGTTGTCGGTgtaacaattgacaaaatgagTATGTTATCAGTATTTTTAGTACACGCAGACTAA